AGGACTCATAGTAGTAGATAAGTTAATTTTTTTAAAATAAAAACCTTTTAATTGATTTGGTTTAGATTTTTTAATATGTTTTAAAAAAAATAATATATTTTCATATAATTTTTCAAGAGGAAATTGAATTTTTCCAATTGAGCTATGAATAATACCATTTTTATCATTTCTATATTTAATTGTTCCTTTTTTTAAATTATGTATAATTTGTGGTAAATCATTTGTAATAGTTCCATCTTTATAATTTGGCATTAGTCCTTGTGGACCTAATATTGGTCCTAAATTTTTTACAAAATTCATTGATTCCGGTGTTGCTAATACAAAATCAATATTTTTTTTTTGTGTTTTTAAAATTTCTAATAAATCTTCTAAACCTACTAGATCTGCTCCAGATTGAAGAGCAATTTTTTTTTTTTCTTCAGGTGCAAAAACTGCTATTTTAATAGTTTTCCCAGTTCCATGAGGTAAAATTATTGTACCTCTAATATTTTGTTCAGTTTTTTTTGGATCAATATTTATTTGGCATGCTAAATCTACGCTTTCTGAAAATTTAGTTTTTTTAAATTTTTTTAAAAATTTTATTCCTTCTTTAATATCATAAATTTTTTTTTTAATTAACATTTTTGTGTTATTTTGATGTCTTTTAGAAGAAAATTTCATAATTTTTAGTCCTTTATAACTTTTATACCCATTGATTTGGCGGTTCCTTCAATAGATCGAGCTATATTTTCGAGATTAGCTCCCGTCATATCTTGAATTTTTTGTTTTGCTATTTCATATAGTTGTGTTTTTGTAATAGTTGCTTTAATTTCTAATTTTGGTTTGTTTGATCCTTTTTTTAAATTTGTTATTTTTTTTAGTAAAATAGATGCGGGAGGAGTTTTAGTAATAAACGTAAAAGATTTATCATGATATAAAGTAATAATTACAGGAATTGGAATTCCTTTTTCTAAATTAGCTGTTTTTAAATTGAACGCTTTACAAAATTCCATAATATTTATTCCCTTTTGACCTAATGCAGGCCCTACGGGTGGACTAGGATTAGCCATTCCAGATAATACTTGTAACTTAATATAAGAATTTATTTTTTTTTTCATAAAACTTCCTTATTTTTTTTTAAAAAAAAGATATATTTTTTTTAATTTTTTATTACTTGAGAAAAATCTAATTCTACAGGAGTAGAACGACCAAAAATAGAAACAGAAACTTTTAATCGATTTTTTTCATAATCTATTGTTTCTACAATACCATTGAAATCTGCAAAGGGACCTTCTTTAACTCGAATTGTTTCTCCTGGTTCAAAAATTATTTTTGGTCGTGGTTTATTATCAATTTTTTTTAATTTTTCTAAGATTTTTTTAATTTCTTTTTTATTAATTGGGGTAGGTTTATCTGGTGCTCCCCCTACAAATCCTGTTACTTTCGGTAAATTTCTAATAATATGCCAATTAGTATTATTCATTATCATATGTATTAAAATATATCCTGGAAAAAATTTATATTCACTTTTTTTACGTTGTCCTTTTTTAATTTCTATTACTTCTTCAGAAGGAACTAAAATTTTTCCAAATTCTTTTGTGATATGATGAGTCTGAACATATTCTTGAATAGATTGTGCAACAGTATTTTCGTATCCAGAAAAAGCTTGTATAGCATACCATTTTTTTTTTGAGTTACACATTATCTTTTATGGTCTTATTTGAATGAGAAAAGAAATAATTCGTAAACACATATTATCAAGCACCCATAAAACACTCGATGTAATTAGAATAATAAATAAAATTACTATTGTAATTTTGAATGTTTCTTTTTTGTTTGGCCATGTAATATTTCGTATTTCATTTTTTGTTTCGTGAAAAATTTTAATATTTTTTTTAAAAAATTTTGTAAAAAAAAATATAGTAATATTTAATATACTTAAGATACTATTAAATAAAATTTTTAAAAAAATATTTGTAAAATTGTAAAAATATATATTTCCTATTACTATCATAATCGTAGAAATAATAATAAAAAGCCATTTAATTTTTTCTGAATAATGAGTATAAAATTTTTGTATATTTTGTAAATCCATACAATGGCACCTATTTTAATATAATAAATATATTTTTTAAAAAATTTTTTATTTTATATTAGTATTAAAAAATATAATATATTTTATATATAATTTATAAAATTTTTTATATATTTTTTTAAATAATAAAAAAATTTAAAATTATAAAAATATATTTTTGATATTTTAAATTATTATATATTTTTTTGATGGATTTTAATAACAGAAAAAAGAAAAATATTGGAAGAATATTTATATTATATTTTTGAATATGTGCTGACACCCAGATTTGAACTGGGGACCTCATTCTTACCAAGAATGTGCTCTACCTTACTGAGCCATATCAGCAAATATTTTCTTGGAGCGGATAGCGGGAATTGAACCCGCATCATCAGCTTGGAAGGCTGAGATAATAGCCTTTATATGATATCCGCTTATTTTTTTGATTATAATATAATTTTATTTTTGATGGTGGGAGAAGGATTCGAACCTTCGAAGTCAATGACGTCAGATTTACAGTCTGCTCCCTTTAACCACTCAGGAATCCCACCAAATATTTTATATGCCGGTTACCGGAATCGAACTGGTGACCTACTGATTACAAGTCAGTTGCTCTACCTGCTGAGCTAAACCGGCATTTTTATATTTTTTAAAACATATTTAAAAAAAATTTATTTTTTAAAAATTTTTTAAAAATATTAATATTTTTTATTATTAAATTTTTTATAAAAAAAGTCAACTATTTTTTTAATTTTTAATATTTTATTTCTTTAAGATTAAAAAATATTTTTAATATTAAAAAAAGAAAAAATTATTTTTAAGATAATAAATAATTTTTTTTAAAAAGAAATTTAAAAATTGATTTAAAAAAAATATTATTATATGATAATAAAAATTTTATTAATTAATAATTTTTTTTAAAAAATGTAATTATAAATAAATATAAAATATTAGTATAGTTTTTATTTTTGGAGATGTAAAATATAATGTTTCAAAACAGTCATCATATAATTTCTTCTTTATTTAATACAAATATTTTAAAAAATAAACTTTTTTTTTCGTTTGAATTTTTTCCACCGAAAAATTTAAAAGAAATACAAATTTTATTAAAAATCATTAAAAAATTAGAATTTTTAAATCCTCTTTTTTTTTCATTAACACATAGCGCAAAAGAAACAAATTATTGTTATACAGAAAAAATATTGTCTATTTTATTAAAAAATACACATATTCCAGTTTTTCCTCATTTAACTGGTATTAATTTTCAAAAATCAGAAATTATTCAAATTGCTCAAAAATATTCTCAATATGATATTAAAAAAATTGTTGTATTACGAGGAGATATTTTAAAATATTCTCAAAATTCTCAATTATATGCTACAGATTTGATAAAAATTTTAAAAAATGTGAATAATTTTCAGTTTATTGTTGCAGCATATCCAGAAATACATCCAGAATCTAAAAATATGTCTGAAGATTTAAAAAATTTGAAAAATAAAGAAAAATTAGGTGCTTCTTCTGCAATTACTCAATTTTTTTTTAGTGTAGAAAAATTTTTATTGTTTTGTAAAAAATGTAAGAAATCGAATATTAAATTAAAAATTATTCCTGGTATTTTACCAATATTATCATTTAAACAATTAATACATTTTACACAATTAACAAATGTTCACATTCCTGAAAAAATGTTATATTTTTTTTCAAAATATAAAAATTGTCCCAAAAAATTTGAAGAATATAGTATTCAGGTTGCAACAAATTTAATTTTTGAGTTGTTACAGAAAAATATTTTACATTTTCATATATATACTTTAAACCGAATATATTTATTTTCAAAAATCTTAAATAAATTAGAAAAAATGTTATTATAATTTATCATTTTTTAAAAAAAATAAAAGTTTTTTTTAATTTTTAATATAAAAAATAAAAATCTTTTAATTTATAAAATTTTAATCAATTTTTTTTTAAAAAAATTTTTTTTTAAAATATATTAAGTATATTTTTGTAAATTTTAGGAGATTTTTAAAGATGAATAAAATATATAAGAAAAATACTATTGTATTAGCTTATTCGGGAGGATTAGATACATCCGCGATTATCCCTTGGTTACAAGAAACATATAATTTTAATATAGTTGCTTTTGTCGCGGACATAGGTCAATCTAGAAAAGATTTATATGATATCGAAAAAAAAGCTATAAATTCTGGTGCATATGCTTGTCATATAGAAGATTTACGAAATACTTTTGTAGAAAATTTTGTGTTTCCAATGTTAAGTATTGGCGCTATGTATGAAGGTAAATATTTATTAGGTACCGCAATATCTCGTCCATTAATTGCTCAAGCTCAAATTCAGTTTGCAAAAAAGATCCATTCTATTGGAGTTTGTCATGGAGCAACTGGTAAAGGAAATGATCAAGTACGTTTTGAAATGGCATATGCAACTTTGGCTCCGGATTTAAAGATATTAGCACCGTGGAGAGAATGGAAATTTCGTTCTCGGGAAGATTTATTAAATTATTTAAAAGAAAAAAAAATTTTTACTACTGTAAATTCCAAAAAAATTTATAGTAAAGATGAAAATGTTTTTCATATTTCTACAGAAGGAGGAGTGTTAGAAAATACTTGGAATTCGTCTAATAAACATTGTTGGTCTTGGACTCAGTCTCCTCAAAAAGCTCCAGATGTTCCAGAAAGAATAGTATTACATTTGTATAAAGGACGGGTCGTTAAAATTAATGATGAAACCTTTTCTCCATATAAATGTTTAAAAAAGTTAAATAAAATTGGCGCTAAACATGCTGTGGGTCGTATAGATATCGTAGAAAATCGTTTAATAGGTTTAAAGTCTCGGGGATGTTATGAAACTCCTGGAGGAACTATTATTTTTTATGCTTTACGAGCATTAGAAGAATTGATTTTAGATCATGATAGTTATACTTGGAAACACATTGTAGCATTAAAAATGTCTACTGTAATTTATAATGGTCAATGGTTTACGCCATTACGAGATGCATTACAAAATTCTTCTAAAGTTTTTTCTGATTTAATAACAGGAAAAGTATTAATTGAATTGTATAAAGGAACAATTAACGTTTTAAAAAAACAATCCCCAAATACATTATATATTTCTGAATATTCTACGTTTGGAAAAGATTCTGTGTATAATCAAAAAGATGCTCATGGTTTTATACAATTATTTTCTTTATCATCACGTTTACGTGCGTTAAGTCATAATTTTAAAAAATAATTATTTATTATTTTTGTTATTAAGAATAGGAATAAATATATGAATTTATGGGGTGGAAGATTTACAAAAAAATCTCATCAAAAATTTGAAAAATTTAATAATTCTTTTGAAATAGATTATCGTTTATTTCATGAGGATATTTTTTCATCTATTGCATGGTCAAAAATCTTATGTGATGTTCAAGTATTAACTATTCAAGAACAAAAAATTATAGAAACTGGTTTATATGATGTTGAAAAAGAATTTATTAATATAAAAAAAAAAAATATATTTAATTCAGAAGATGTACATAGTTGGATAGAAAAAAAATTAATTGAAAAAATTGGTATTTTAGGAAAAAAATTGCATACAGGACGTAGTAGAAATGATCAAATAGCAACAGATTTAAAATTATGGTGTAAAACTAAAATTAAAATATTATTTAAAAAAATTGTAAAATTACAAACATCATTTTTAAATGTTGCTGAATTGTATCAAAATGTAATTTTTCCTGGTTATACTCATTTACAAAGAGCTCAACCGATTACGTTTTCTTATTGGTGTTTAGCTTATTTTGAAATGTTAGAAAGAGATTATATTAAATTAAAACATGCTTTGTCAAATTTAGATTATTCACCTTTAGGATCTGGTGCTATTTCTGGTACTTCTTGGGAAATTGATCGTCATAAATTAGCTCAATTTATGTCTTTTAAAACTTGCACTAATAATGCATTAGATAGTGTATCTGATCGTGATTTTATTATTGAATTATTATCTGTTTCTTCAATTAGTATGATGCATTTATCACGTTTTTCTGAAGATTTTATTTTTTATAATACTAATGAAGCAAATTTTATAGAATTAGAAGATAATATCACATCTGGTTCTTCGCTATTACCTCAAAAAAAAAATCCCGATATTTTAGAATTAATTCGTGGACGTTGCAGTACAGTATATGGTTGTTTATTTTCTGTTTGCACTTTATTAAAAGGTTTACCATTGTCTTATAATAAAGATTTACAAGAAGAAAAAAGACATTTATTTTTAAGTTTAGATATGTGGGAAAGTTGTTTAGATATTTCTTCTTTAGTTTTAAAAAATTTTAAAATTAATGTACAGAAATGTCAAATTGCAGTACAAGAAGGATACAGTAATTCTACAGAATTAGTTGATTATTTAGTTCAAAAAAATGTACCCTTTCGAGAAGCTCATCATATAGTGGGTCAGATTATAATATATGCTATACAAAAAAAACAACCAATAGAAAATCTTGAATTAAAAGAATTACAAAAATATCATAAAAAAATTGATCAAACAGTATATAAAGTTTTAACATTAAAATCATGTTTAAATAAAAAAAATTCTTTTGGAGGTTCTTCTTTAAAACGAATTGAGGAATCATTAAAAAATGCAAAAATTCTCTTATTAAATAAGTAAAATATTTTAATTTTTATATTTTTAAAAATATTTATTAAATTTTTGTTTTTATTATAAATTAAATAAATTTATTTAAATTTTTCAAAAAATATTTTTATAATATTATTTTTAAAATATATATAAAATTAAAAATTTTATATTTAATGTATATGAAAAATTTTTGCATTTACATTCTATTAAAATATCAAATAAATGTTTTAAATAAATAGTTTCTTAAATATCTATAAGGAAGTAGATATTTTTTTAGATATTTAAATTATAAATATTTTGATTTGAAAAAATATTTTTTTAACGTGTAATAATAATATTTTTAATACATGTTTTTATTCGTATATTATAAAAAATTTTATATATTTAAATTTTTTATTTTAATTTTTTAAAGTTCAAATATTTTTCTTATGAATCATCTAAAAAACTTTTTAATATTTCTGATCGGCTAGGATGTCGTAGTTTTCTTAACGCTTTTGCTTCAATTTGTCGTATTCGTTCTCGTGTTACATCAAATTGTTTCCCGACTTCTTCTAATGTATGATCAGTATTCATATCTATTCCAAAACGCATACGTAAAACTTTTGCTTCTCGAGCAGTCAATCCTGCTAAGACATTATGAGTAATAGTTTTTAAACTTTCTGAAGTTGCGGATTCTAAAGGAAGTTCTAAATTTGTATCTTCTATAAAATCTCCTAAATGTGAATCATCATCATCTCCAATAGGAGTTTCCATGGAAATTGGCTCTTTAGCAATTTTTAGTACCTTTCTTATTTTGTCTTCTGGAATTAACATTTTTTCTGATAATTCTTCTGGTGTAGGTTCTCTTCCTATTTCTTGTAACATTTGACGTGAAATTCGATTAAGTTTATTAATAGTTTCTATCATATGTACTGGTATACGAATAGTTCGAGCTTGATCTGCAATAGAACGCGTAATAGCTTGTCGAATCCACCAAGTAGCATATGTAGAAAATTTGTATCCTCGTCTATATTCAAATTTATCCACAGCTTTCATTAAACCAATATTTCCTTCTTGTATCAAATCTAAAAATTGTAATCCACGATTAGTATATTTTTTAGCAATTGAGATAACTAATCGTAAATTAGCTTCTACCATTTCTTTTTTAGCACGTTTTGTTTTTGTTTTTCCTAAAGATATACGTTTATAAATATCTTTAATTTGATAAATTGTTAATCCTAT
The sequence above is drawn from the Buchnera aphidicola (Tuberolachnus salignus) genome and encodes:
- the rplA gene encoding 50S ribosomal protein L1, which translates into the protein MKFSSKRHQNNTKMLIKKKIYDIKEGIKFLKKFKKTKFSESVDLACQINIDPKKTEQNIRGTIILPHGTGKTIKIAVFAPEEKKKIALQSGADLVGLEDLLEILKTQKKNIDFVLATPESMNFVKNLGPILGPQGLMPNYKDGTITNDLPQIIHNLKKGTIKYRNDKNGIIHSSIGKIQFPLEKLYENILFFLKHIKKSKPNQLKGFYFKKINLSTTMSPGIIINHLSI
- the nusG gene encoding transcription termination/antitermination protein NusG, which gives rise to MCNSKKKWYAIQAFSGYENTVAQSIQEYVQTHHITKEFGKILVPSEEVIEIKKGQRKKSEYKFFPGYILIHMIMNNTNWHIIRNLPKVTGFVGGAPDKPTPINKKEIKKILEKLKKIDNKPRPKIIFEPGETIRVKEGPFADFNGIVETIDYEKNRLKVSVSIFGRSTPVELDFSQVIKN
- the rplK gene encoding 50S ribosomal protein L11, with product MKKKINSYIKLQVLSGMANPSPPVGPALGQKGINIMEFCKAFNLKTANLEKGIPIPVIITLYHDKSFTFITKTPPASILLKKITNLKKGSNKPKLEIKATITKTQLYEIAKQKIQDMTGANLENIARSIEGTAKSMGIKVIKD
- a CDS encoding methylenetetrahydrofolate reductase; the encoded protein is MFQNSHHIISSLFNTNILKNKLFFSFEFFPPKNLKEIQILLKIIKKLEFLNPLFFSLTHSAKETNYCYTEKILSILLKNTHIPVFPHLTGINFQKSEIIQIAQKYSQYDIKKIVVLRGDILKYSQNSQLYATDLIKILKNVNNFQFIVAAYPEIHPESKNMSEDLKNLKNKEKLGASSAITQFFFSVEKFLLFCKKCKKSNIKLKIIPGILPILSFKQLIHFTQLTNVHIPEKMLYFFSKYKNCPKKFEEYSIQVATNLIFELLQKNILHFHIYTLNRIYLFSKILNKLEKMLL
- the secE gene encoding preprotein translocase subunit SecE, which produces MDLQNIQKFYTHYSEKIKWLFIIISTIMIVIGNIYFYNFTNIFLKILFNSILSILNITIFFFTKFFKKNIKIFHETKNEIRNITWPNKKETFKITIVILFIILITSSVLWVLDNMCLRIISFLIQIRP
- the argH gene encoding argininosuccinate lyase, which gives rise to MNLWGGRFTKKSHQKFEKFNNSFEIDYRLFHEDIFSSIAWSKILCDVQVLTIQEQKIIETGLYDVEKEFINIKKKNIFNSEDVHSWIEKKLIEKIGILGKKLHTGRSRNDQIATDLKLWCKTKIKILFKKIVKLQTSFLNVAELYQNVIFPGYTHLQRAQPITFSYWCLAYFEMLERDYIKLKHALSNLDYSPLGSGAISGTSWEIDRHKLAQFMSFKTCTNNALDSVSDRDFIIELLSVSSISMMHLSRFSEDFIFYNTNEANFIELEDNITSGSSLLPQKKNPDILELIRGRCSTVYGCLFSVCTLLKGLPLSYNKDLQEEKRHLFLSLDMWESCLDISSLVLKNFKINVQKCQIAVQEGYSNSTELVDYLVQKNVPFREAHHIVGQIIIYAIQKKQPIENLELKELQKYHKKIDQTVYKVLTLKSCLNKKNSFGGSSLKRIEESLKNAKILLLNK
- a CDS encoding argininosuccinate synthase encodes the protein MNKIYKKNTIVLAYSGGLDTSAIIPWLQETYNFNIVAFVADIGQSRKDLYDIEKKAINSGAYACHIEDLRNTFVENFVFPMLSIGAMYEGKYLLGTAISRPLIAQAQIQFAKKIHSIGVCHGATGKGNDQVRFEMAYATLAPDLKILAPWREWKFRSREDLLNYLKEKKIFTTVNSKKIYSKDENVFHISTEGGVLENTWNSSNKHCWSWTQSPQKAPDVPERIVLHLYKGRVVKINDETFSPYKCLKKLNKIGAKHAVGRIDIVENRLIGLKSRGCYETPGGTIIFYALRALEELILDHDSYTWKHIVALKMSTVIYNGQWFTPLRDALQNSSKVFSDLITGKVLIELYKGTINVLKKQSPNTLYISEYSTFGKDSVYNQKDAHGFIQLFSLSSRLRALSHNFKK